Proteins from a genomic interval of Paenibacillus sp. RC334:
- a CDS encoding ATP-binding cassette domain-containing protein, with product MSMLQLEQVVKQYGNHTAVNGISLNVNGGEIYGLLGGNGAGKTTTMRMVLGLIYPDGGSIQYEGKPYSKELQRTMGYLPEERGLYPKVKVSEQINYLGRLRGMSSKDADKSLRYWLERFGVPEYYNKRIEELSKGNQQKMGFIAAVVHRPTLLILDEAFSGLDPVNVELLKDTVKELRDDGAAILFSTHRMEHVEELCRHITILHRSNTVVQGNVQEIKGRYPREKVRLITTGEVNGLEQLPGVRLVERMDQGWMLHIEQPDAAKLILQTALEQTDVEHFEIKEPTLNEIFIREVGDSHE from the coding sequence ATGAGTATGCTGCAATTGGAGCAGGTTGTGAAGCAATATGGCAACCACACGGCGGTTAACGGCATTTCGCTGAATGTGAACGGCGGAGAGATTTACGGACTGCTGGGAGGCAATGGAGCAGGCAAAACGACAACGATGCGCATGGTACTTGGCCTAATTTACCCTGATGGCGGAAGCATTCAATATGAGGGCAAGCCATATAGCAAGGAGCTTCAACGGACGATGGGTTATTTGCCTGAGGAACGAGGGTTGTATCCCAAGGTAAAGGTGAGCGAGCAAATTAACTATTTAGGCAGGCTACGCGGAATGTCGTCCAAGGATGCGGACAAAAGTCTGCGCTATTGGCTGGAACGCTTCGGCGTGCCTGAATATTACAATAAGCGGATTGAAGAGTTATCCAAGGGTAATCAGCAGAAAATGGGCTTTATTGCAGCCGTTGTGCATCGCCCGACGTTGCTCATTTTGGATGAGGCATTCAGCGGGCTTGATCCTGTGAACGTCGAGCTGCTTAAGGATACGGTGAAGGAGCTACGGGACGACGGGGCTGCAATTTTATTTTCGACTCACCGGATGGAGCATGTAGAGGAGCTGTGTCGCCATATTACGATTTTGCATCGTTCGAATACAGTTGTGCAGGGAAATGTGCAGGAGATTAAAGGTCGCTACCCGCGTGAAAAAGTTCGTCTCATCACGACTGGCGAAGTGAACGGACTGGAACAACTGCCCGGCGTGCGCCTTGTAGAGCGAATGGACCAGGGCTGGATGCTGCATATTGAACAGCCGGATGCGGCCAAGTTGATTTTACAAACGGCGTTGGAGCAAACGGATGTAGAGCATTTTGAAATTAAAGAGCCTACGCTGAATGAAATTTTCATACGAGAGGTGGGTGATTCTCATGAATAG
- a CDS encoding ABC transporter permease has translation MNRLGTVISFTFRQKARTKSFVITTLVLALLITIGMNLPYLISLFKGEGMGGAGGSGKSAAEHHRLGLIAGSRTEIADQLEQFTKAQSNPAATWVRYDNAQAPAMQQALKDGGLQGYVEFTRPTATGETFPKVEYVSVEKEPSPAVITLLQTGLQEAKVKAMIGVNTLTSEQVREISTPVTVHSREVNSPSETGRAAGTEDKEASMINYGLVYVLMILFFTSSMMTGNMIASEVTSEKSSRIMEILITSVSPLTQMFGKIIGIFLVGLMQIAVFAAVVCANLMLPHNSVILSSAGLDLSQLNTTVLGYGLVFYILGYFLYAVLFAAVGSIVSRTEELGQAVMPITMLSLAAFYIGIFNIAAPDTMFVKVAGYIPFFSPTVMLLRIGLERASLLEIWLSLAILVASILFFGWLAAKIYRTGVLMYGKRPSFKELRKAMKAYKI, from the coding sequence ATGAATAGACTGGGTACGGTTATCAGTTTTACGTTTCGCCAGAAGGCGAGAACCAAATCTTTTGTCATTACAACGCTGGTGCTGGCATTGCTCATTACCATTGGCATGAATCTGCCGTATCTGATTTCTTTGTTTAAGGGAGAAGGAATGGGTGGTGCAGGGGGTTCCGGTAAATCCGCTGCTGAGCATCATCGTCTGGGACTGATCGCTGGAAGCCGGACTGAGATCGCGGATCAACTGGAGCAATTTACGAAGGCTCAGTCCAATCCGGCAGCTACCTGGGTGCGTTATGACAACGCACAAGCTCCCGCAATGCAGCAAGCTTTGAAAGACGGGGGGCTGCAAGGCTATGTGGAGTTTACACGGCCTACCGCAACGGGAGAAACTTTTCCCAAGGTAGAGTACGTATCGGTTGAAAAAGAGCCGTCCCCGGCTGTAATCACATTGCTGCAAACTGGACTTCAGGAGGCAAAGGTCAAGGCTATGATCGGTGTGAATACCTTGACCAGTGAGCAAGTCCGTGAAATTAGTACGCCTGTTACCGTGCACAGTCGAGAAGTGAACAGTCCCTCTGAGACAGGTCGTGCTGCCGGAACAGAGGACAAAGAAGCTTCCATGATTAACTATGGCTTGGTCTATGTACTCATGATTTTGTTCTTCACCTCGTCGATGATGACAGGCAATATGATTGCCTCAGAAGTGACTTCGGAAAAAAGCTCACGCATCATGGAAATTCTCATCACGAGCGTATCGCCTTTGACCCAGATGTTTGGGAAAATCATTGGTATCTTTCTGGTGGGCTTGATGCAAATTGCTGTTTTTGCCGCTGTGGTGTGCGCCAACCTTATGCTGCCGCATAACAGCGTTATCCTCAGCTCGGCTGGGCTGGATCTGTCGCAGTTGAATACCACAGTGCTTGGATATGGCCTGGTTTTCTACATCCTCGGTTACTTCCTGTACGCGGTATTGTTCGCTGCTGTCGGCTCCATTGTCAGCCGTACCGAAGAATTGGGGCAGGCGGTCATGCCGATTACCATGTTGTCACTGGCAGCCTTTTATATCGGTATCTTCAATATCGCCGCACCTGATACGATGTTCGTCAAGGTCGCCGGGTATATTCCGTTTTTTTCGCCGACCGTCATGCTGCTGCGGATTGGTCTGGAGCGGGCGAGCCTGCTGGAAATCTGGCTGTCACTTGCCATTCTGGTCGCATCCATTCTGTTCTTCGGCTGGCTAGCCGCCAAAATCTACCGTACTGGCGTCTTAATGTACGGCAAGCGTCCTTCGTTCAAGGAGCTGCGTAAGGCGATGAAGGCGTATAAGATATAG
- a CDS encoding Imm8 family immunity protein, which produces MLIIKALTKIYEDWGDDIDDFYITYHIDIGPKDINGASDLFSFELISPKGLERMVGPGDVIIGHGHFITSDFNEKILEATLNRIINKCTDDDINKAYNNLSKYFRWEMDE; this is translated from the coding sequence ATGCTTATTATAAAGGCTCTAACAAAGATATATGAGGACTGGGGTGATGATATAGACGATTTTTATATTACTTATCATATAGATATCGGTCCTAAGGACATAAATGGAGCATCAGACTTGTTTTCATTCGAATTAATTAGTCCTAAAGGGTTAGAACGGATGGTAGGTCCAGGTGATGTCATAATCGGACATGGTCATTTTATTACAAGTGACTTTAATGAAAAGATACTTGAAGCAACTTTGAATCGTATTATTAATAAATGCACAGATGATGATATTAATAAAGCATACAATAATCTCTCCAAATACTTTCGTTGGGAGATGGATGAGTAG
- a CDS encoding preprotein translocase subunit TatA — protein sequence MNHPVKECIQKLGLTHRAFVVLYDISWERFRSCLYGYTNSISRAILNVMIHNSYDEQEAQQKYLL from the coding sequence ATGAATCATCCTGTTAAGGAATGTATTCAGAAGTTAGGGCTAACTCATCGGGCGTTTGTTGTCCTGTATGACATCTCATGGGAAAGGTTTCGTAGTTGCTTGTACGGTTACACCAATTCCATCTCCCGCGCCATCCTGAACGTCATGATACATAACAGCTACGATGAACAGGAAGCACAACAGAAATATCTGTTATGA
- a CDS encoding TetR/AcrR family transcriptional regulator: protein MSRPREFDVDRALQQSMEVFWNQGFKSTSYEDLTRTTGVKKQSLYCVFNDKRSLFLKALALYREQSVGKLKKIEAQASSPLDKLDSLRHSLLDDESGCQGCLMVNSSLEFGTDDEQVTLENELMLEEVQQILEKIIRNGQEQQLISNRFSSKELAAYLNNTILGVKIMEKSGSSREQIEAVLRTSFAMMLP from the coding sequence ATGAGCAGACCAAGAGAATTTGATGTCGATCGTGCATTGCAGCAGTCTATGGAAGTGTTCTGGAATCAAGGATTCAAGTCAACCTCTTATGAGGATCTTACTCGTACGACAGGGGTCAAGAAGCAAAGTTTGTATTGTGTATTTAATGACAAACGCTCATTGTTCCTCAAAGCGCTGGCACTCTATCGCGAACAGAGCGTAGGGAAATTGAAGAAGATCGAAGCACAAGCCTCATCTCCGCTTGATAAACTGGATTCTTTGCGCCATTCACTTTTAGACGACGAATCCGGCTGCCAAGGATGTCTAATGGTGAATTCCTCACTGGAATTCGGAACAGATGACGAGCAGGTCACGCTAGAAAATGAGCTAATGTTAGAAGAGGTTCAACAGATTTTAGAGAAGATCATCCGTAACGGTCAGGAACAGCAGTTAATTTCGAACCGTTTTTCTAGCAAAGAGCTTGCAGCTTATCTAAATAACACCATACTGGGTGTAAAAATTATGGAGAAATCCGGTTCATCGCGTGAACAGATCGAGGCGGTCTTACGTACGTCTTTTGCCATGATGTTGCCTTGA
- a CDS encoding NADH:flavin oxidoreductase, which translates to MNYSQSVEPLFQPIELGNLKLSNRIVMAPMTRQFSPDGIPGANVASYYRRRAENGVGLIVTEGTVINHPDASNQVNVPHFYGGAALNGWANVVSEVHEAGGRIIPQIWHMGAKGHVGDYSEAEITEIVQAFAQAASEAKRLGFDGIELHGAHSYLIDQFFYEKTNPRTDRYGGDMLARTRFAVEVIEACREVVGPEFPIVLRLSQWKTDDFQAKLAETPELLEQFLAPLVNAGVDIFHCSTRRFWEPEFEGSDLNFAGWTKKLTGKPTITVGSVGLDGEFTSLFTEGKGANNVGIDGLVQRLENEEFDLVAVGRSLMVDPAWAKKIREGRIDELIPFTSEATKVLT; encoded by the coding sequence ATGAATTATTCTCAATCAGTAGAACCGCTGTTCCAACCTATAGAATTAGGAAACTTGAAATTATCCAATCGGATTGTGATGGCACCGATGACTCGTCAATTTTCTCCGGACGGTATACCAGGTGCAAATGTCGCTTCCTATTACCGCCGCAGAGCGGAGAACGGTGTGGGTCTTATTGTGACAGAAGGAACGGTAATTAATCATCCGGATGCATCCAATCAAGTTAACGTGCCGCACTTTTATGGCGGAGCTGCACTAAATGGCTGGGCGAACGTAGTGTCAGAGGTACATGAGGCTGGTGGACGGATCATTCCACAGATCTGGCATATGGGAGCTAAAGGTCATGTTGGCGATTATTCGGAAGCTGAAATTACTGAAATCGTCCAGGCATTTGCACAGGCAGCTTCTGAGGCGAAGCGTCTTGGGTTCGATGGTATTGAGTTACACGGTGCGCACAGCTATCTGATTGATCAATTCTTCTATGAGAAAACCAATCCGCGTACAGATCGTTATGGTGGGGATATGCTTGCACGCACACGCTTTGCAGTTGAAGTCATTGAGGCTTGCCGTGAGGTAGTTGGACCGGAATTCCCGATTGTTCTGCGTTTATCGCAATGGAAGACTGATGACTTCCAAGCTAAATTGGCAGAAACTCCGGAATTGCTGGAGCAATTCTTGGCGCCACTTGTTAATGCGGGCGTCGATATTTTCCACTGTTCCACACGACGTTTCTGGGAGCCGGAATTCGAGGGCTCTGATCTGAACTTTGCCGGATGGACCAAAAAGTTGACTGGCAAACCAACAATTACAGTTGGATCTGTTGGCCTTGACGGTGAGTTCACAAGTCTTTTCACCGAAGGAAAAGGAGCCAATAACGTCGGTATCGATGGACTGGTTCAACGACTTGAGAATGAAGAATTTGACTTGGTGGCAGTTGGACGTTCGCTAATGGTCGATCCTGCATGGGCTAAGAAAATTCGTGAAGGACGTATAGACGAACTGATTCCTTTTACTTCAGAAGCGACTAAAGTACTTACTTAA
- a CDS encoding YafY family protein: protein MENNRLFRMMLLLLEKKKATAPELARLFEISVRTVYRDIDRLSAAGIPVYTTTGKHGGIHLMDNFVMDKSLLSEDDQNEILLGLYSVSAIPHLNSAHMLKRLTAMFDHKLEWIEFDFSPWRSISLQERELFNQVKQAILTKQLMTFHYIDSNGEPSLETVEPVKLIFKNNTWYFKGNGQSTPSITEAQTFKMKRVSELKLLSKPLDQSMTAGLRVSEKHVTSPPVSMKLIFSSTIAYRVHDFFEPSRIEKQPDGRLHVSLEVHEGEQLYSFLMSFGAELTVVKPPHIRQELLRRHIDAVEHLQMITF, encoded by the coding sequence ATGGAAAATAACCGATTATTCAGAATGATGCTGCTGTTATTGGAGAAAAAGAAAGCGACCGCCCCGGAACTGGCCCGTTTGTTCGAAATATCCGTGCGCACGGTGTACCGTGATATCGACAGGCTGAGTGCAGCAGGCATTCCTGTGTACACCACAACCGGAAAACATGGCGGCATTCATCTTATGGACAACTTTGTCATGGACAAGTCTCTCTTGTCCGAAGACGATCAAAATGAAATTTTGCTTGGACTATACAGCGTCAGTGCCATCCCTCATCTCAACAGTGCCCATATGCTGAAACGGTTGACCGCGATGTTTGATCACAAGCTGGAATGGATCGAATTCGATTTCTCCCCCTGGCGCAGCATTTCACTGCAGGAGAGAGAACTGTTCAATCAGGTGAAGCAGGCCATACTCACGAAACAGCTTATGACGTTTCATTATATCGACTCCAATGGTGAACCAAGTTTAGAGACCGTCGAACCTGTCAAATTAATATTCAAAAATAACACCTGGTACTTCAAAGGTAACGGTCAGAGCACGCCGAGCATTACAGAAGCACAGACTTTCAAGATGAAAAGGGTCTCTGAGCTCAAACTGCTGTCAAAGCCCCTCGATCAGAGCATGACAGCGGGATTAAGGGTCTCCGAAAAACACGTTACCAGTCCTCCAGTTTCCATGAAACTGATATTCTCTAGTACCATTGCATACAGAGTGCATGATTTTTTTGAACCCTCCCGGATTGAAAAGCAACCTGATGGCAGGCTGCACGTCTCTCTGGAAGTACATGAGGGGGAACAATTGTATTCGTTCCTGATGTCATTTGGAGCGGAGTTGACCGTGGTTAAACCTCCCCATATTCGGCAGGAACTGCTCAGACGACATATCGATGCGGTAGAACATTTGCAAATGATCACCTTTTGA
- a CDS encoding glycoside hydrolase family 1 protein has protein sequence MTMKDGFFWGGATAANQFEGGWNKGGKGPSTSDMMTGGTHTTPRRITPVLEEGTYYPSHEAVDFYGHYKEDIALMAQMGFKMFRMSINWSRIYPNGYDLEPNEEGLQFYDNVFAELKKYNIEPLVTISHYETPFGLTEKYNGWASREVIDCYIRYCTTLFNRYKDQVKYWLTFNEINCLTMPLGAYMAAGILFEGKETLTDGVDDPQTRFQALHHQFVASAKAVKLGHEINPDFQIGCMVAFMTTYPNTCNPDDILLAQQKDQISNMICGDVQVRGAYPGFAKRFFAEQGIRIEMQPEDEQTLREGCVDFYSFSYYMSMVESADDSLEKTGGNLLGGIKNPYLESSDWGWQIDPKGLRYTLNHLYDRYQIPLMVVENGLGAVDVVEEDGSIQDDYRIQYLRGHIEQMKEAVADGVELIAYTMWGCIDLVSASTGEMKKRYGFIHVNKDNDGNGDLSRTPKKSFYWYKKVIESNGEEL, from the coding sequence ATGACAATGAAAGATGGATTTTTCTGGGGTGGAGCAACGGCTGCCAATCAATTTGAGGGTGGATGGAACAAGGGCGGCAAAGGCCCGAGCACTTCCGATATGATGACAGGCGGAACCCACACGACACCGCGGCGGATCACGCCTGTACTTGAAGAGGGAACGTATTATCCGAGCCATGAAGCGGTTGATTTTTATGGACATTACAAAGAGGATATTGCCTTGATGGCCCAAATGGGATTTAAAATGTTCCGCATGTCGATCAACTGGTCAAGAATCTATCCGAACGGTTACGATCTGGAGCCGAACGAAGAGGGATTGCAGTTCTACGATAACGTTTTTGCCGAGTTGAAAAAGTACAACATTGAGCCGCTGGTGACCATTTCCCATTATGAAACGCCATTCGGTCTGACCGAGAAGTATAACGGCTGGGCATCACGGGAAGTTATCGATTGTTACATCCGATATTGTACAACCCTCTTCAACAGATACAAGGATCAGGTTAAATACTGGCTGACCTTCAACGAGATCAACTGTCTGACGATGCCGTTGGGGGCTTATATGGCCGCAGGTATTCTGTTCGAAGGCAAAGAGACGCTGACAGATGGGGTCGATGATCCGCAGACCCGCTTCCAGGCGCTGCACCATCAATTTGTGGCAAGTGCGAAGGCGGTCAAGCTAGGGCATGAGATCAACCCCGATTTCCAAATCGGCTGTATGGTCGCTTTCATGACAACGTACCCGAACACATGCAATCCGGACGATATTTTGCTTGCACAGCAAAAGGACCAAATTTCGAATATGATCTGTGGTGATGTGCAGGTCAGAGGGGCGTATCCCGGGTTTGCCAAACGCTTCTTTGCCGAGCAGGGAATCCGTATCGAGATGCAACCGGAAGATGAACAGACACTGCGGGAAGGGTGCGTGGATTTCTACTCCTTCAGCTATTACATGTCCATGGTCGAAAGTGCGGATGATTCGCTGGAGAAAACAGGCGGTAATCTGCTGGGCGGCATCAAAAATCCATATCTGGAGTCGTCCGACTGGGGATGGCAGATCGATCCAAAAGGTTTGCGTTACACGCTGAATCACCTGTATGACCGTTACCAGATTCCACTGATGGTGGTAGAGAACGGCCTGGGTGCTGTAGATGTGGTGGAGGAAGATGGTTCAATTCAGGATGATTATCGCATTCAATATTTGAGAGGTCACATTGAACAAATGAAGGAAGCGGTAGCAGACGGCGTGGAGCTCATTGCTTATACGATGTGGGGTTGTATCGACCTGGTTAGTGCTTCAACAGGCGAAATGAAAAAACGCTACGGCTTCATCCATGTTAACAAAGACAACGATGGCAATGGTGATCTGAGCAGAACGCCGAAGAAGAGCTTCTACTGGTACAAAAAAGTCATTGAATCCAATGGCGAAGAACTGTAG
- a CDS encoding aldo/keto reductase, protein MGTGTFGFWGNNTEKEAAVILDEALAGGINLIDTADVYSSGQSEEILGHILKGRRQDVILATKGGLPMGSGQNQSGNSKYWIKRAVEDSLRRLQTDYIDLYQLHQPDLDTDIEESLGALTDLVSEGKIRYIGTSNFQAWQVTEAQWTSERKNVARFVSEQAPYSILNRSIEFDLLAATAKYGMGVLVWSPLSGGLLTGKYRSGEAVAPDSRAATFAGRLKSVVDPSREENRIKFEAIAKLQTLADEAGLTLPHLAMAFTQAHSSITSAIVGARTIEQLRETLKGSDIRLSSDILDAIDAIVPPGVTLDAMEKGWTPDWLQADKRRILR, encoded by the coding sequence ATAGGTACAGGTACATTTGGTTTTTGGGGGAACAATACGGAGAAAGAAGCTGCAGTCATACTGGATGAAGCTTTGGCTGGAGGAATTAACCTGATCGATACTGCGGATGTCTATTCAAGTGGTCAATCCGAAGAAATTTTAGGTCACATTCTAAAAGGACGCAGACAGGATGTCATTCTGGCCACTAAAGGCGGTCTTCCCATGGGCAGTGGACAAAATCAATCAGGAAATTCAAAATATTGGATTAAACGAGCAGTAGAGGATAGTTTGAGAAGGCTGCAAACCGATTATATCGATTTGTATCAACTGCATCAGCCTGATCTCGATACCGATATTGAAGAGAGTCTTGGTGCACTTACGGATCTGGTCAGTGAAGGGAAGATACGCTACATTGGTACATCCAATTTTCAGGCATGGCAAGTGACCGAAGCTCAATGGACTAGCGAACGCAAAAATGTAGCACGTTTTGTCTCTGAGCAAGCCCCGTATTCCATTTTAAACCGAAGTATCGAATTCGATCTGCTTGCTGCCACAGCAAAATATGGAATGGGTGTTTTGGTTTGGAGCCCACTTTCGGGTGGCTTATTAACGGGAAAATACCGTTCAGGAGAAGCTGTCGCCCCGGATTCAAGAGCAGCCACCTTCGCTGGACGCTTAAAATCTGTTGTTGACCCTAGTCGAGAAGAAAACCGCATCAAGTTTGAAGCCATAGCCAAACTCCAAACACTTGCAGATGAAGCAGGATTAACTTTACCGCATCTTGCCATGGCATTCACACAAGCTCATTCGTCCATTACTTCTGCCATTGTTGGGGCAAGAACAATTGAACAACTCCGGGAAACGTTAAAGGGTAGTGACATCCGATTAAGTAGCGATATACTGGATGCGATAGATGCCATAGTTCCACCAGGAGTAACCCTGGATGCGATGGAAAAAGGATGGACGCCCGATTGGTTACAAGCAGACAAACGAAGAATCCTTCGTTAA
- a CDS encoding SDR family oxidoreductase, protein MTRALARDLGPQGITINNIQPGATDTDMNPADSPAALEYARSIALGRYGTPEEVASMVAFIASEEASYITGATINVDGELQSRIHNLLR, encoded by the coding sequence CTGACTCGTGCGTTGGCGCGTGATCTGGGTCCCCAGGGAATAACGATTAACAATATTCAGCCAGGGGCCACTGATACAGACATGAATCCCGCTGACTCCCCAGCTGCACTGGAATATGCACGCTCTATTGCGCTTGGTCGGTATGGAACTCCTGAAGAAGTTGCAAGTATGGTAGCTTTCATAGCTAGCGAAGAAGCTAGCTATATTACCGGAGCCACAATAAATGTGGACGGGGAACTGCAATCTAGAATTCATAATCTGCTCAGATGA
- a CDS encoding SDR family NAD(P)-dependent oxidoreductase: protein MKADSSKFEDIRAAITETINAFGNINILVNNAAVSIRKPYEQIAPDEFDHVISVNVRSIFLSVQTVAPQMGHGGRIINIGSLNSQNNPFPTILFM, encoded by the coding sequence TTGAAGGCGGATAGTAGCAAATTTGAAGATATTCGTGCTGCAATTACTGAAACGATAAATGCATTTGGAAATATCAATATCCTTGTCAATAATGCCGCAGTTTCCATCCGTAAACCATACGAACAGATTGCCCCAGATGAATTTGATCATGTGATTTCCGTCAATGTTCGGTCAATCTTCCTGTCAGTACAGACGGTTGCACCGCAGATGGGTCACGGTGGACGAATCATTAATATTGGCAGTCTTAATTCGCAAAACAATCCCTTTCCAACCATACTCTTTATGTAA
- a CDS encoding SDR family NAD(P)-dependent oxidoreductase, whose protein sequence is METKKVAFVTGGSRGIGAAIVKRLAAEGASVGFTYSSSQERAEQLVKVVEAEGGVPWL, encoded by the coding sequence ATGGAAACGAAGAAAGTCGCTTTTGTTACTGGAGGATCGCGTGGAATCGGGGCTGCTATCGTAAAACGACTTGCTGCAGAAGGTGCGTCAGTAGGTTTTACTTACTCAAGTTCACAAGAACGAGCTGAACAATTAGTCAAGGTAGTCGAAGCAGAAGGAGGGGTGCCCTGGCTTTGA
- a CDS encoding DHA2 family efflux MFS transporter permease subunit encodes MFSLMLAGIIGTFNETAINIALSDLINRFAITESTVQWLSSGYLLTLGILVPLSGLLIQWFTTRQLFLASLIISSVGSAIGGMAGSFEILLVGRILQAVGASLLFPLMFNTALIIFPAEKRGSAMGLVTLVFTVGPAIGPTISGLLLDKLSWHWIFWLSLMTLLIALLVGATYIKNVSPITKPRIDLYSLILSTLGFGGVVYAVSTVGESDHGWSDSKVIVSLIMGIVALILFVFRQLNMKEPLMNLRTLKNPMFVIGTLLVFVCMMSEMSAMFILPMFMIRVLEISALKVGLILLPGSILSAVLSPVIGTLFDKFGTKFLVVPGLLLAVASLWFFSSITTASTITLIVILHSCLMIGIVMVWMPSQSNGLNQLPAEMYPDGTAIMTTLQQIAGALGLAVAVSVMTSGVANFMKDVPNPSDPANAILALTAGMQNALLFAMLIAVAGLVLGVFVRRVKVAKSDWS; translated from the coding sequence ATGTTTTCGTTAATGCTGGCCGGTATAATAGGTACGTTTAATGAAACTGCAATTAATATAGCTCTTAGCGATTTGATTAACCGTTTTGCTATTACCGAATCCACAGTCCAGTGGCTAAGTAGTGGTTATTTACTCACACTGGGAATTTTAGTTCCGCTTTCAGGATTGTTGATCCAGTGGTTTACCACGAGGCAACTTTTCTTAGCCTCACTCATTATCTCAAGCGTAGGTTCAGCTATTGGAGGCATGGCCGGAAGTTTTGAAATCCTGTTGGTAGGACGTATATTACAAGCCGTAGGAGCGAGTCTCCTGTTCCCATTGATGTTCAATACAGCTCTAATCATATTTCCGGCTGAGAAACGCGGATCAGCGATGGGCCTGGTTACGCTTGTTTTCACGGTGGGACCTGCTATTGGTCCAACCATCTCGGGTCTATTGCTCGATAAGCTGAGTTGGCATTGGATATTTTGGTTGTCTTTAATGACCCTCCTGATTGCTTTGCTTGTTGGCGCCACGTATATAAAGAATGTATCACCAATAACTAAACCACGTATCGACCTTTACTCTTTGATCTTGTCAACCTTGGGTTTTGGGGGTGTCGTGTACGCTGTTAGTACAGTTGGAGAAAGCGATCATGGCTGGAGCGACTCCAAGGTCATTGTATCCCTAATCATGGGCATTGTAGCCTTGATACTATTTGTATTCCGGCAACTGAACATGAAGGAACCGCTTATGAACTTAAGAACGCTTAAAAATCCGATGTTTGTTATCGGTACATTGCTGGTGTTCGTTTGCATGATGTCTGAAATGTCGGCCATGTTCATTCTTCCGATGTTTATGATTCGCGTTCTTGAAATAAGTGCTCTGAAGGTGGGTCTCATTCTTCTTCCGGGCAGTATCCTTTCTGCTGTTCTTTCCCCCGTCATTGGGACGCTCTTTGATAAATTTGGAACCAAATTTCTGGTTGTTCCCGGTTTGCTCTTAGCCGTGGCCTCACTGTGGTTCTTTTCTAGTATCACGACGGCATCCACGATTACTTTGATTGTGATACTGCATTCCTGCCTAATGATTGGAATTGTAATGGTATGGATGCCTTCTCAATCGAATGGGCTTAACCAGCTTCCTGCCGAAATGTACCCGGATGGAACGGCAATAATGACTACGCTACAGCAGATTGCTGGGGCTCTCGGATTAGCAGTAGCGGTTAGCGTTATGACAAGCGGAGTAGCAAACTTTATGAAGGATGTACCTAACCCTTCAGACCCGGCTAATGCAATACTGGCATTGACTGCAGGCATGCAGAACGCACTTTTGTTCGCTATGTTGATTGCCGTTGCTGGGCTTGTTCTTGGAGTGTTCGTTAGACGAGTGAAAGTCGCCAAATCAGACTGGTCATAA
- a CDS encoding DUF1064 domain-containing protein, with amino-acid sequence MSEADLMELLTSNPHVKIREQDQRLVKPREPLPTQRPTFDSEAEERFYNKRIVPLTIAGFLHKLELHKTFEIVEAVEHCGKKYKKRVYTPDFFMELKDGSVEVVEVKGRIIKKLQRDYPLRRQLFILNYCLPNNWKFIEVHDDEI; translated from the coding sequence ATGTCTGAAGCCGATCTCATGGAGCTCCTTACATCGAATCCTCATGTGAAAATTCGAGAACAAGATCAACGGTTGGTAAAACCTCGGGAGCCATTGCCTACTCAACGCCCCACATTTGATAGCGAAGCGGAGGAGCGCTTCTATAATAAAAGAATTGTTCCTTTGACTATTGCAGGTTTCCTCCATAAGCTGGAACTGCATAAAACCTTTGAGATTGTGGAGGCTGTGGAGCATTGCGGCAAGAAATATAAAAAACGTGTGTATACACCGGACTTCTTCATGGAACTCAAAGATGGCTCCGTTGAAGTCGTCGAGGTTAAAGGCCGTATCATCAAAAAACTGCAACGAGATTATCCTCTTCGGCGTCAGCTTTTTATTTTAAACTACTGTCTTCCAAATAACTGGAAGTTTATTGAGGTGCACGATGATGAGATATAG